Proteins from a genomic interval of Phoenix dactylifera cultivar Barhee BC4 unplaced genomic scaffold, palm_55x_up_171113_PBpolish2nd_filt_p 001033F, whole genome shotgun sequence:
- the LOC120107823 gene encoding large ribosomal RNA subunit accumulation protein YCED homolog 2, chloroplastic-like isoform X3 — protein sequence MAKSYHSISRLFTPIDNQLGNTRRLSQGLKLPTCTHFEARVAAVSTSKDEIPQNSKKKSCKVSRAPRRLITISTSSSGWNSKWSCDYVFTLAELQLADLAEDGQKNAEVFISLSIQKINTTFDVWVLPSSKRSEFQLPEIGGSDPSVIYVNPGSEANIDSLIQDTIRLTASAKDTCSESCERPALIWQYSEGKRSYDQRWSRLLEIKNAI from the exons ATGGCGAAATCATATCACTCCATCTCAAGGCTCTTCACTCCTATTGACAATCAACTTGGCAATACCAGAAGACTAAGCCAAGGCCTCAAACTGCCGACCTGCACACATTTTGAGGCCAGAGTTGCAGCTGTTTCTACGAGTAAAGATGAAATCCCACAG AATTCGAAAAAGAAATCATGCAAGGTTTCAAGAGCACCTCGCCGTCTGATCACCATTTCAACATCTAGTTCAGGATGGAACAGTAAATGGAGCTGTGACTATGTATTCACCCTTGCAGAGCTTCAGTTAGCAGACCTGGCCGAAGATGGGCAGAAGAATGCAGAAGTCTTTATTAGCCTTTCGATTCAAAAG ATCAATACCACTTTTGATGTTTGGGTTCTACCTTCAAGCAAGCGTAGTGAGTTCCAGCTACCTGAAATTGGTGGAAGCGATCCATCT GTCATCTATGTGAATCCAGGGTCTGAAGCCAATATTGATTCACTAATCCAAGATACCATACGTTTAACAGCCTCAGCAAAG GACACCTGTTCAGAATCATGTGAGAGGCCTGCACTCATATGGCAAT ATTCCGAAGGAAAGAGGAGTTATGATCAGAGGTGGTCTAGGCTACTTGAGATAAAAAATGCAATCTAG
- the LOC113462610 gene encoding kinesin-like protein KIN-10B, which produces MDGGGWSGRRASKCIGPSLTLDHIKTPPDIVRTHNTGDKKSLVQACLTFVNKANKEELKQLKWIGEKRATYILELREETPEPFKEIEDLKELGLSSKQISEMMSGILTDF; this is translated from the exons ATGGACGGTGGGGGCTGGTCCGGCCGGAGA gcctccaaatgtattgggccgtcCCTGACGCTCGATCACATCAAAACTCCACCGGACATCGTCAGAACTCATAATACAGGGGACAAG AAATCACTGGTGCAAGCATGCCTAACTTTCGTTAACAAGGCTAATAA ggaggaacttaaacaattgaAG TGGATTGGAGAGAAGAGAGCTACCTACATACTCGAACTTCGCGAGGAAACTCCAGAACCCTTTAAGGAA ATAGAAGATCTTAAGGAACTAGGGCTATCTTCGAAGCAG ATAAGTGAAATGATGTCAGGAATCCTCACAGATTTTTAG
- the LOC120107823 gene encoding large ribosomal RNA subunit accumulation protein YCED homolog 2, chloroplastic-like isoform X2 — translation MAKSYHSISRLFTPIDNQLGNTRRLSQGLKLPTCTHFEARVAAVSTSKDEIPQNSKKKSCKVSRAPRRLITISTSSSGWNSKWSCDYVFTLAELQLADLAEDGQKNAEVFISLSIQKHTGFGFSIEGRIITAFNRKCGWCFSSYCTEINTTFDVWVLPSSKRSEFQLPEIGGSDPSVIYVNPGSEANIDSLIQDTIRLTASAKDTCSESCERPALIWQ, via the exons ATGGCGAAATCATATCACTCCATCTCAAGGCTCTTCACTCCTATTGACAATCAACTTGGCAATACCAGAAGACTAAGCCAAGGCCTCAAACTGCCGACCTGCACACATTTTGAGGCCAGAGTTGCAGCTGTTTCTACGAGTAAAGATGAAATCCCACAG AATTCGAAAAAGAAATCATGCAAGGTTTCAAGAGCACCTCGCCGTCTGATCACCATTTCAACATCTAGTTCAGGATGGAACAGTAAATGGAGCTGTGACTATGTATTCACCCTTGCAGAGCTTCAGTTAGCAGACCTGGCCGAAGATGGGCAGAAGAATGCAGAAGTCTTTATTAGCCTTTCGATTCAAAAG CATACTGGATTTGGATTCTCTATTGAAGGGAGAATAATTACGGCCTTCAACAGAAAATGCGGTTGGTGCTTCTCATCATATTGTACAGAG ATCAATACCACTTTTGATGTTTGGGTTCTACCTTCAAGCAAGCGTAGTGAGTTCCAGCTACCTGAAATTGGTGGAAGCGATCCATCT GTCATCTATGTGAATCCAGGGTCTGAAGCCAATATTGATTCACTAATCCAAGATACCATACGTTTAACAGCCTCAGCAAAG GACACCTGTTCAGAATCATGTGAGAGGCCTGCACTCATATGGCAAT GA
- the LOC103700009 gene encoding surfeit locus protein 6 homolog: MRWRCPSLLLSPSRPPLPLDRRLQTPPVLPRFQNPSVPSSPLPSASSIKQTNPKMKKRSGGGGSQKPSPAAGDGELKTLIHGHSVYFDHLVELIPARFYLPPDDDKPWFQGLSKVAKAAAKKESRENLKKARRARLDPEKSATTLDLLKKSIFEAADKSSDGGSESDEAPEIDENSSRPVVVDDRSVTYEELRQRLHRRIEELRSNRNTRPSEKKKEKKEKSKNKKNKKNKNKQAGEEAEPSSQGKRKREKESEEEKDNKKKAKPDKGGDASSADLTFGQVKIGGGDDKKKKKKKLSKQQALERAKKLEEAKKDPEKGEKISKKHSWKAAVSRAAGVKVHDDPKLLKESIKKEKKKQQKHAGKWKERMESVENLRAEKQKKRTENIKERIHQKKMRRIEKREKKLMRPGFEGRKEGYINE, translated from the coding sequence ATGCGATGGCGATGCCCTAGTCTCCTCCTGTCTCCCTCTCGGCCGCCTCTCCCACTCGACAGACGACTCCAGACTCCTCCGGTCCTCCCCCGATTTCAAAACCCTTCCGTTCCGTCCTCCCCTCTCCCTTCGGCTTCGTCCATCAAACAAACGAAtccgaagatgaagaagaggagcggcggcggcggcagccaGAAGCCCTCGCCGGCTGCGGGGGACGGCGAACTCAAGACCCTAATCCACGGCCACTCCGTCTACTTCGATCACCTCGTGGAGCTCATCCCCGCCCGTTTCTACCTCCCTCCCGACGACGACAAGCCCTGGTTCCAGGGCCTCAGCAAGGTCGCCAAGGCCGCCGCCAAGAAGGAGTCTCGCGAGAATCTCAAGAAGGCTCGCCGCGCCCGCCTCGACCCTGAAAAATCCGCCACCACCCTCGACCTCCTCAAAAAGAGCATCTTCGAGGCCGCTGACAAATCCTCCGACGGCGGCAGCGAAAGCGACGAGGCTCCCGAGATTGACGAGAACAGCAGCCGCCCCGTCGTCGTGGACGACCGCTCCGTCACCTACGAGGAGCTCCGGCAGCGCCTCCACCGCCGGATCGAGGAGCTCCGGTCAAATCGGAACACCCGGCCGtctgagaaaaaaaaggagaagaaagagaagagcaagaacaagaaaaataagaagaataagaatAAGCAGGCAGGAGAAGAGGCAGAACCCTCTTCTCAGGGGAAGCGGAAGCGAGAGAAGGAgtcggaagaggagaaggacAACAAAAAGAAGGCGAAGCCAGACAAAGGGGGAGATGCTTCTTCGGCCGATTTAACATTCGGCCAGGTCAAGATTGGAGGCGGGGacgacaagaagaagaaaaagaagaaacttTCCAAGCAGCAGGCCTTGGAGAGGGCGAAGAAGCTCGAGGAGGCGAAGAAAGACCCGGAGAAGGGGGAGAAGATTTCGAAGAAGCATTCTTGGAAGGCTGCAGTGAGTAGAGCTGCAGGGGTTAAGGTTCACGATGATCCAAAGCTATTGAAGGAGAGcataaagaaggagaagaagaagcagcaGAAGCATGCAGGGAAGTGGAAGGAGAGGATGGAGAGCGTGGAGAACCTCAGGGcggagaagcagaagaagaggacAGAGAATATAAAGGAGAGGATCCATCAGAAGAAGATGAGGCGGattgagaagagggagaagaagctcATGCGCCCAGGATTTGAAGGCCGCAAGGAGGGATACATTAATGAATGA
- the LOC120107823 gene encoding large ribosomal RNA subunit accumulation protein YCED homolog 2, chloroplastic-like isoform X1, which yields MAKSYHSISRLFTPIDNQLGNTRRLSQGLKLPTCTHFEARVAAVSTSKDEIPQNSKKKSCKVSRAPRRLITISTSSSGWNSKWSCDYVFTLAELQLADLAEDGQKNAEVFISLSIQKHTGFGFSIEGRIITAFNRKCGWCFSSYCTEINTTFDVWVLPSSKRSEFQLPEIGGSDPSVIYVNPGSEANIDSLIQDTIRLTASAKDTCSESCERPALIWQYSEGKRSYDQRWSRLLEIKNAI from the exons ATGGCGAAATCATATCACTCCATCTCAAGGCTCTTCACTCCTATTGACAATCAACTTGGCAATACCAGAAGACTAAGCCAAGGCCTCAAACTGCCGACCTGCACACATTTTGAGGCCAGAGTTGCAGCTGTTTCTACGAGTAAAGATGAAATCCCACAG AATTCGAAAAAGAAATCATGCAAGGTTTCAAGAGCACCTCGCCGTCTGATCACCATTTCAACATCTAGTTCAGGATGGAACAGTAAATGGAGCTGTGACTATGTATTCACCCTTGCAGAGCTTCAGTTAGCAGACCTGGCCGAAGATGGGCAGAAGAATGCAGAAGTCTTTATTAGCCTTTCGATTCAAAAG CATACTGGATTTGGATTCTCTATTGAAGGGAGAATAATTACGGCCTTCAACAGAAAATGCGGTTGGTGCTTCTCATCATATTGTACAGAG ATCAATACCACTTTTGATGTTTGGGTTCTACCTTCAAGCAAGCGTAGTGAGTTCCAGCTACCTGAAATTGGTGGAAGCGATCCATCT GTCATCTATGTGAATCCAGGGTCTGAAGCCAATATTGATTCACTAATCCAAGATACCATACGTTTAACAGCCTCAGCAAAG GACACCTGTTCAGAATCATGTGAGAGGCCTGCACTCATATGGCAAT ATTCCGAAGGAAAGAGGAGTTATGATCAGAGGTGGTCTAGGCTACTTGAGATAAAAAATGCAATCTAG